Proteins encoded within one genomic window of Hermetia illucens chromosome 2, iHerIll2.2.curated.20191125, whole genome shotgun sequence:
- the LOC119649661 gene encoding teneurin-m isoform X4, whose translation MFQSCLLDGVTPSAPPDVPPRNPTMNRMNGRGNPNDLNVDFEPSCLVRTPSGNVYIPSGNLNINKGSPVDYKSGSACSTPTKETLKGYDRNCIGPVLPPRSVMGSMPSHHHYSAPMNFRKGILAHCSSRCIAIVSISIVILLIVLFLLLTVFGVLVWSPASPCTVIVEDDAQISAARSTNSISNRFSNTSLHQKAGQNSVESTSSTVISSSTTSSSGVTNNRGGNKLLPKKRAKRFRRSLRDQHVTTTDESFTLSVTTDPDLLSSFPSSSTIDESVTNTFTTNLITNDMEGSTLEYESQDTLTYPASNTVTSKSSHTDSFFESNKAKKESNSIFPYYENGELDIVNLNDTSNHSISNYYQYASINHSKPSELEVKTLMPPSSQKHIKSKFESESEKVDSAIDINQTKPPDRLLNTIDLTPHHSGKRILVNVSIATDSGSGSNSHALYFFHVSVPDTESDAIKRTENKSEKEHVCPSEAPPPIPQCPCECERTKTTPKSIGPNYESVLSTQLPNKASNNDPHVTDSEFSTKTSPDRENTVCSEAPILILEGARTFPARSFPPDGTTFGQITLGQKLTKEIQPYSYWNMQFYQSEPAYVKFDYSIPRGASIGVYGRRNALPTHTQYHFKEVLSGFNARTQRSTHPSVVREVTRFLESGHWFISLYNDDGDAQEVTFYAAIAEDMTQNCPNGCSGNGQCLLGHCQCNPGFGGDDCSESVCPVLCSQHGEYINGECICNPGWKGKECSLRHDECEVADCSGHGHCKSGNCQCLRGFKGNFCEEVDCPHPTCSGHGFCANGTCICKKGWKGPDCGTMDQDALQCLPDCSTHGSFDLDKQICMCESRWTGDDCSKELCDLDCGQHGKCLGETCTCDNGWGGEYCNTKLCDARCNEHGQCKNGTCLCVTGWNGKHCTIEGCPNGCLNHGQCRVSGEGQWECRCYEGWDGPDCGIAVELSCGDNKDNDKDGLVDCEDPECCASHVCKSTQLCVSAPKPIDVLLRKQPPAITASFFERMKFLIDESSLQNYAKLETFNESVFWNYFNASRSAVIRGRVVTSLGMGLVGVRVSTATPLEGFTLTRDDGWFDLMVNGGGAVTLRFGRSPFRPQTRIVQVPWNEVVIIDVVSMSTAENNYTQSITHTCFSHDYDTMKPVVLASWKHGFQGACPDRSAILAESQVVQESIQIPGAGLNLVYHSSRAAGYLSTIKLQLTPDQVPKTLHLIHLRITIEGILFERVFEADPGIKFTYAWNRLNIYRQRVYGVTTAVVKVGYQYSDCQDIIWDVQTTKLSGHDMSISEIGGWNLDIHHRYNFHEGILQKGDGSNIYLKHKPRVIITTMGDGHQRPLECSDCNGVASKQRLLAPVALASSADGSLYVGDFNYIRRIMTDGTVKTVVKLNATRVSYRYHMALSPLDGTLYISDPESHQIIRVRDKDDFTDPEHNWEPIVGSGERCLPGDEAHCGDGAQARDAKLSYPKGIAITSDNTLYFADGTNIRMVDRDGIVTTLIGNHMHKSHWKPIPCEGTLKLEEMHLRWPTELAVNPLDDTLHIIDDHMILRMTPDGRVRIVSGRPLHCATGSVNFDNDLATHATLVMPQSIAFGPMGDLYVAESDSQRINRIRVIGTDGKIVLFAGAESKCNCLERGCDCFEADHYLATNAKFNTIAALSVTPDGYVHVADQANYRIRSVMSSIPEAGPSREYEIYAPDSQEIYVFNRFGQHIATRNILTGEVTYTFTYNVNTSNGKLSTVTDAAQNKIFLLRDYTSQVNSIENTKGQKCRLRMTRMKMLHELNTPENYNVTFEYHGPTGLLKTKIDSTGRSNVYNYDEFGRLTSAVTPTGRVIDLSFDLSIKGATIKILENSQKEVSMLIQGSSVVVQNGEALTKTIVDADGGTTSITPWSHSVQMEVVPYTILSEISPMIGESYPVPAKQRTEIGGDLANRFEWRYFSRRSQAGKGNKAQRMSGSSTQVGRKLRVNGENILTFEYDRDTSSVSIYVEDKQELLNVTYDRTARPVSFKPQSGEYAPVELEFDRFGRLVSWKWGNLEETYIFDRSGRLNEIKYGDGSSTIYSFKDMIGTLPLKITTPRRSDYLLQYDDTGALQSLTTPRGHIHSFSLQTSLGFFKYQYYSPLNRHPFEILYNDEGQILAKIHPHQSGKVVFVYDNAGRLETILAGLSSTRYVYQETSGLTKSVEVQEPGFELRRDFKYHAGILKDEKLRFGSKNSLASAHFKYQYDGNARLNAIEVEVYEKILPVMRFKYNQNLGNLEAINDFKISRNAFNRTVVQDSAKQFFIITDFDEHGRVKSVLMNIKSFDVFRLELDYDLRNRIKSHKTTFGRSTSYDKINYNADGHVMEVIGTNNWKYIYDENGNIVGSMDEGDKVNFGYDIGDRVIQVGEVELYNYDSRGFVIRRGEQKYRYNNRGQLIHAFERDKFQIWYYYDDKARLVAWHDDKGNITQYYYTNPNTPSLVTHLHYPKSGETMRFVYDDRQMLIAIETADQRYYVATDQNGSPLAFFDVSGSIVKEIKRSPFGKIIKDSNPDLYVPVDFHGGILDPNSRLVYLERRLYDPTVGQWLTPLWEILATEMILPSDVFIYRFHNNDPVNPKEPFNYMIDIESWLRLFGFDIRKIQSSKYRQEQQQYKPQSTIKSSFLAPDFGVMSGLQCIVEKIDEKFSDFDFIPKPLLKMEPKTRNLLPRIAYRRGVFGEGVLISKIGERAMVSVVDGSNSVVQDVVSSVFNNSFFLDIHFSIHDQDVFYFIKDNVLKLRDDMEELRRLGGMFNISAHEVSDHGGAEAKELRLHGPDVVVIIKYGVDPEQEKHRILKHAHKRAVERAWELEKQLVAAGYQGRGDWTEEEKEELISHGDVDGWIGVDIHSIHKYPQLADDPGNIAFQRDAKRKRRKTGFHKVRRYAIT comes from the exons ATGTTCCAAA GTTGTCTCCTTGACGGAGTTACACCATCCGCTCCACCGGATGTTCCACCCAGAAATCCAACAATGAATCGTATGAATGGTCGGGGTAATCCAAATGATTTAAATGTCGATTTTGAACCGTCTTGTTTAGTTAGAACACCGTCTGGAAACGTTTATATTCCAAGTGGTAATTTAA ATATTAATAAGGGATCTCCTGTAGATTACAAAAGTGGATCGGCGTGTTCAACGCCTACGAAGGAAACGTTAAAAGGTTACGACAGAAATTGTATTGGTCCTGTTTTACCCCCGAGAAGTGTTATGGGGAGTATGCCATCGCATCATCATTATTCAGCTCCAATGAATTTCCGGAAGGGAATACTAGCACACTGTTCATCAAGATGCATTGCTATTGTTTCAATATCTATTGTAATTCTGCTTATagtgttatttttattattaacag TTTTTGGTGTGTTAGTTTGGTCTCCAGCGAGCCCATGTACAGTTATTGTAGAAGATGATGCTCAAATATCAGCAGCTCGGAgtacaaattcaatttcaaatcgtTTTTCAAATACATCACTACATCAGAAAGCCGGACAAAATTCTGTGGAGTCGACATCATCGACAGTAATATCATCATCGACAACATCATCATCAGGTGTAACGAATAATCGTGGAGGTAATAAACTCTTGCCTAAAAAACGTGCCAAACGATTCCGAAGAAGTTTACGAGATCAGCATGTGACTACTACTGACGAATCTTTTACATTATCCGTAACAACGGATCCTGATTTACTAAGTTCTTTTCCTAGCTCGTCTACTATCGACGAATCTGTAACTAACACATTTACCACTAATCTCATTACTAATGATATGGAAGGAAGTACACTTGAATATGAAAGTCAAGATACGTTGACATATCCAGCGTCAAATACTGTCACCAGTAAATCTTCCCACACCGATTCGTTTTTTGAAAGTAATAAGGCGAAGAAAGAATCGAACAGTATTTTCCCGTATTACGAAAATGGTGAATTAGATATTGTCAACCTTAATGATACTTCAAACCATTCCATATCGAATTACTACCAGTACGCTTCTATCAATCACAGTAAACCTAGTGAACTTGAGGTGAAAACTCTGATGCCACCTTCAAGTCAAAAACATATAAAGTCGAAATTCGAAAGCGAAAGTGAAAAGGTAGATTCAGCTATTGATATCAATCAAACAAAGCCACCCGATAGATTGCTGAACACGATTGATCTAACGCCACATCATAGTGGAAAGCGAATTCTCGTGAATGTTTCCATTGCTACAGATTCAGGTTCTGGTTCAAATAGCCACGCTTTGTACTTTTTCCATGTATCTGTCCCGGATACCGAATCAGATGCAATCAAAAGAACAGAAAATAAATCGGAAAAAGAACATGTTTGCCCAAGTGAAGCTCCTCCGCCTATACCCCAATGTCCTTGCGAATGTGAAAGAACAAAAACAACACCGAAAAGCATTGGTCCAAATTATGAGTCTGTTTTGAGCACACAGCTGCCGAACAAAGCATCTAATAATGATCCGCATGTCACAGATAGTGAATTTTCTACGAAAACTTCCCCAGACAGAGAAAATACCGTCTGTTCAGAAGCACCAATATTGATATTAGAAG GTGCTAGAACATTTCCTGCACGTAGTTTTCCACCGGATGGAACAACGTTTGGACAAATAACACTCGGTCAAAAACTGACCAAGGAAATTCAACCTTACAGCTACTGGAATATGCAATTTTATCAGTCAGAACCGGCCTATGTAAAATTCGACTATAGTATACCGCGCGGTGCTTCAATTGGTGTGTATGGACGTAGGAACGCCCTGCCAACCCACACCCAGTATCATTTCAAGGAAGTGCTGAGTGGATTCAATGCCAGAACACAACGTTCCACCCAT CCGTCAGTTGTTCGAGAAGTGACACGTTTTCTGGAATCAGGACACTGGTTTATATCGCTGTACAATGACGATGGAGACGCACAAGAAGTGACATTTTACGCTGCCATTGCCGAAGATATGACACAGAATTGTCCAAATGGTTGTTCCGGAAATGGGCAATGTTTATTGGGGCACTGTCAATGCAATCCCGGATTCGGGGGTGATGACTGCAGCGAAAGCGTTTGCCCGGTCTTATGTTCGCAGCATGGAGAATATATTAATGGTGAATGCATATGCAATCCGGGATGGAAAGGCAAGGAGTGCTCATTGCGTCATGATGAATGTGAAGTTGCAGATTGTAGCGGCCACGGACACTGTAAGAGTGGAAATTGCCAATGCTTGCGGGGCTTCAAAGGGAATTTTTGTGAAGAAG ttgacTGCCCGCATCCAACGTGCTCAGGTCACGGTTTCTGTGCAAACGGTACATGCATCTGTAAGAAGGGATGGAAAGGACCTGATTGCGGTACAATGGATCAGGACGCCTTACAATGCCTACCGGACTGTTCGACACATGGAAGCTTTGATCTTGATAAACAAATTTGCATGTGCGAATCAAGGTGGACTGGTGACGATTGTTCGAAAGAGTTATGCGATTTAGACTGCGGACAGCATGGAAAATGTCTCGGAGAGACGTGCACTTGTGATAATGGATGGGGTGGAGAATATTGTAACACGAAATTATGCGATGCACGTTGTAATGAGCACGGACAATGTAAAAATGGCACATGTCTGTGTGTTACGGGCTGGAATGGAAAACATTGTACCATAGAAGGTTGTCCAAATGGTTGTTTGAATCATGGCCAATGTCGGGTTAGCGGTGAAGGTCAGTGGGAGTGTAGATGCTATGAAGGATGGGATGGACCTGATTGCGGAATTGCCGTGGAGCTAAGCTGTGGAGATAATAAGGACAATGATAAAG ACGGGTTAGTCGACTGCGAAGATCCTGAATGCTGTGCAAGTCATGTTTGTAAATCGACGCAATTATGcgtgtcagcaccaaaacccatCGATGTGCTGTTGCGCAAACAACCGCCTGCCATAACAGCATCATTTTTCGAACGAATGAAATTTTTAATCGATGAAAGCAGTCTACAGAATTATGCGAAATTGGAGACATTTAATGAAAG CGTATTTTGGAATTATTTCAATGCAAG TCGATCGGCAGTTATACGTGGACGTGTAGTCACATCGCTAGGTATGGGCTTAGTGGGAGTACGTGTAAGTACAGCCACTCCACTGGAAGGATTCACTCTTACACGCGATGACGGTTGGTTTGATCTGATGGTAAATGGAGGCGGAGCTGTTACTTTACGATTCGGAAGATCACCTTTCCGTCCACAAACAAGAATTGTTCAAGTCCCATGGAATGAAGTTGTCATCATAGATGTAGTGTCAATGTCAACAGCCGAAAACAATTACACACAATCTATCACGCATACATGCTTCTCACATGACTATGATACTATGAAACCAGTTGTTTTGGCGTCGTGGAAACACGGTTTTCAAGGAGCTTGCCCGGATCGTAGTGCTATTTTGGCTGAATCTCAAGTTGTTCAAGAGTCAATTCAAATTCCGGGTGCTGGGTTAAATCTAGTTTATCATAGTTCTCGTGCAGCAGGATATCTATCTACAATCAAGTTGCAGTTAACTCCTGATCAGGTACCCAAAACTTTACACTTGATTCATTTGCGTATCACAATTGAGGGCATTCTATTTGAAAGAGTTTTTGAAGCAGATCCAGGAATCAAATTTACTTATGCCTGGAATAGATTAAATATTTATCGCCAACGAGTTTACGGCGTAACAACGGCAGTCGTTAAGGTCGGATACCAATATTCCGATTGTCAGGATATCATCTGGGATGTACAAACAACGAAGTTGAGTGGACACGATATGAGTATTTCGGAAATTGGTGGGTGGAATTTAGACATTCACCACCGTTATAACTTTCATGAGGGTATTTTGCAAAAGGGCGATGGTTCTAATATTTATCTGAAGCATAAACCAAGAGTTATAATTACCACTATGGGAGACGGACATCAGCGACCATTAGAATGCTCAGATTGTAATGGGGTTGCTTCAAAGCAGAGGTTGCTAGCTCCAGTAGCGTTGGCATCGTCTGCGGACGGAAGCCTTTATGTTGGCGATTTTAATTACATTCGCCGCATAATGACGGACGGTACGGTAAAGACAGTTGTGAAACTAAATGCGACTAGAGTATCATATCGCTATCATATGGCCTTAAGCCCGTTAGATGGTACCCTGTATATATCTGATCCAGAATCACATCAAATCATCCGGGTTCGTGATAAAGATGATTTTACAGACCCCGAGCATAATTGGGAGCCAATAGTGGGCTCTGGAGAAAGGTGTctacctggagatgaagctcaTTGTGGAGACGGGGCACAAGCACGCGATGCAAAACTTTCATATCCGAAAGGTATAGCAATTACCAGCGACAATACTCTGTATTTCGCTGATGGAACTAACATTCGGATGGTCGATCGTGATGGCATTGTAACTACACTTATTGGGAATCATATGCATAAATCGCACTGGAAACCCATTCCATGTGAAGGAACCCTGAAATTAGAGGAGATGCATTTACGTTGGCCCACAGAGTTAGCTGTTAATCCTTTAGATGATACATTGCATATTATAGACGATCATATGATTTTAAGAATGACTCCAGATGGCAGGGTACGAATTGTATCGGGACGGCCGCTGCATTGTGCAACTGGTTCCGTGAACTTTGATAACGACTTGGCTACTCATGCCACACTTGTTATGCCACAGAGTATTGCGTTTGGTCCAATGGGCGATCTGTACGTAGCAGAAAGTGATTCTCAGCGTATAAATAGAATCAGAGTTATTGGCACTGATGGTAAGATAGTTCTCTTTGCTGGAGCCGAGTCAAAATGCAACTGTTTGGAACGAGGATGTGACTGCTTCGAAGCTGATCATTATTTGGCAACAAACGCCAAATTCAATACAATCGCTGCTTTGTCTGTTACACCAGATGGTTATGTGCACGTGGCAGATCAAGCCAACTATCGCATTCGTTCAGTAATGTCAAGCATTCCAGAAGCAGGTCCTTCAAGAGAATATGAAATATATGCTCCAGACTCGCAAGAAATTTATGTCTTCAATCGATTCGGGCAACATATAGCTACCAGAAATATTTTAACTGGTGAAGTAACTTATACATTCACCTATAACGTCAATACATCCAATGGGAAATTAAGCACCGTAACAGATGCAGCTCAGAACAAAATATTCTTACTACGGGATTATACGTCGCAAGTAAACTCTATTGAAAATACGAAGGGACAAAAGTGTAGACTCAGAATGACCAGAATGAAAATGTTGCATGAGTTAAACACTCCTGAAAATTACAATGTAACTTTTGAATATCATGGCCCAACAGGtctgttgaaaacaaaaatagaCTCAACGGGACGATCGAACGTTTACAACTACGATGAATTCGGTAGACTCACTTCAGCCGTCACTCCTACAGGACGTGTCATTGACTTATCTTTTGATCTGAGCATCAAAGGAGCAACTatcaaaattctggaaaattcaCAGAAGGAAGTTTCTATGTTGATACAGGGATCGAGTGTAGTTGTGCAGAATGGAGAAGCTCTAACAAAAACCATTGTAGATGCAGACGGTGGCACTACCAGCATCACACCGTGGAGTCACTCAGTACAAATGGAAGTTGTACCATATACAATTCTCTCCGAAATCAGCCCGATGATAGGAGAAAGTTATCCTGTCCCAGCAAAGCAACGAACAGAAATTGGAGGGGACCTGGCGAATCGTTTTGAATGGCGTTACTTTTCTCGAAGATCGCAAGCAGGAAAAGGGAATAAAGCTCAACGAATGAGTGGCTCATCGACTCAAGTTGGACGAAAACTACGTGTAAATGGTGAAAACATCTTAACATTTGAATACGATCGTGATACATCGTCAGTTTCCATTTATGTTGAAGATAAACAAGAATTGTTGAATGTCACTTACGATCGCACGGCACGACCGGTTTCATTCAAACCACAATCCGGTGAATATGCTCCAGTCGAATTGGAGTTTGATCGTTTCGGGCGGCTTGTTTCTTGGAAGTGGGGAAATCTAGAGGAAACATATATTTTTGATCGTTCAGGCCGTCTTAATGAAATTAAATACGGCGATGGCTCTTCTACGATTTATTCTTTCAAAGATATGATTGGCACCTTGCCACTGAAAATCACAACTCCTCGCAGATCTGATTATTTGTTGCAGTATGATGACACTGGAGCTTTACAATCACTAACTACACCCAGAGGACATATTCACTCATTTTCGCTTCAAACATCTTTGGGCTTCTTCAAATATCAGTATTACTCACCATTAAATCGTCATCCATTCGAAATTCTTTACAATGACGAAGGTCAGATTCTTGCAAAGATCCATCCCCACCAATCGGGCAAAGTGGTTTTCGTGTATGACAATGCTGGCAGATTGGAGACAATTTTAGCAGGGTTATCTTCGACCCGTTACGTCTATCAGGAAACCTCTGGCTTGACTAAGAGTGTAGAGGTCCAAGAACCCGGATTTGAACTTCGCCGTGATTTCAAATATCATGCTGGTATTCTGAAAGATGAAAAACTACGCTTTGGATCGAAGAACTCCTTAGCTTCAGCTCACTTTAAATACCAGTATGATGGCAATGCCCGGCTTAACGCTATTGAAGTTGAAGTATATGAGAAGATACTACCAGTGATGCGCTTCAAATACAACCAGAATTTAGGCAATTTGGAAGCGATtaatgatttcaaaatttcaagaaatGCATTCAACCGGACCGTCGTTCAAGACTCTGCGAAACAATTCTTTATTATCACTGATTTCGATGAGCATGGCAGAGTTAAAAGTGTGTTGATGAACATAAAATCGTTTGATGTTTTTCGGCTCGAGCTCGATTATGATTTAAGAAACCGTATAAAATCACATAAAACAACTTTTGGTCGATCCACCTCATATGATAAAATCAACTACAATGCGGATGGACATGTGATGGAAGTAATTGGGACAAACAATTGGAAGTATATTTATGATGAGAATGGGAATATCGTAGGATCGATGGATGAAGGGGACAAGGTCAACTTTGGGTACGATATTGGCGATCGTGTAATTCAAGTGGGCGAAGTGGAACTCTATAATTATGACTCACGAGGATTTGTTATTCGTAGAGGCGAACAGAAATATAGGTATAATAACCGAGGACAGTTAATTCATGCGTTTGAGAGAGATAAATTCCAAATTTGGTATTATTATGATGATAAGGCTCGCCTGGTTGCATGGCATGATGATAAAGGAAATATAACGCAATATTACTACACCAACCCAAATACGCCGTCGCTTGTAACACATCTCCATTATCCGAAGTCCGGAGAAACGATGAGATTCGTTTATGATGATCGGCAAATGCTTATAGCAATTGAAACGGCTGATCAAAGATACTACGTAGCAACAGATCAAAATGGCAGTCCTCTAGCCTTCTTCGATGTTAGTGGAAGTATAGTGAAAGAGATAAAGCGGTCACCGTTCggtaaaataataaaagatagCAATCCCGACCTTTACGTGCCTGTGGATTTCCATGGTGGAATATTGGATCCAAATTCTAGGCTAGTCTATCTAGAAAGAAGATTATACGATCCAACAGTTGGACAATGGTTGACGCCGCTTTGGGAAATTCTGGCAACAGAAATGATTCTCCCTTCAGACGTATTCATCTATCGTTTCCATAACAATGACCCTGTTAATCCCAAAGAACCGTTTAATTATATGATTGACATCGAATCTTGGCTGCGATTATTTGGATTCGACATTCGAAAGATTCAAAGCAGCAAATACAGACAAGAACAGCAACAATATAAACCGCAATCTACCATCAAATCTTCATTCCTAGCCCCGGATTTCGGAGTGATGTCTGGCCTACAATGCATTGTTGAGAAAATTGACGAGAAGTTCAGCGACTTTGATTTTATTCCGAAACCTCTATTGAAAATGGAACCGAAAACTAGAAATTTACTGCCGAGAATAGCGTACCGTCGTGGAGTTTTTGGAGAAGGTGTGCTAATTTCAAAGATCGGAGAGCGTGCCATGGTTAGCGTTGTAGATGGGAGCAACAGCGTGGTACAGGATGTTGTGTCATCAGTGTTTAATAACTCATTCTTCCTCGATATTCACTTTAGTATACATGATCAGgatgtattttatttcattaaggATAATGTCCTTAAACTGCGTGATGACATGGAAGAGTTGCGCCGCCTTGGTGGCATGTTCAATATATCTGCACATGAAGTTAGTGATCATGGGGGAGCAGAAGCCAAGGAACTTAGACTGCATGGTCCAGATGTTGTGGTTATTATTAAGTATGGAGTTGATCCAGAACAGGAAAAACACCGAATTCTTAAGCACGCCCATAAACGGGCCGTCGAACGAGCGTGGGAACTTGAAAAGCAACTCGTTGCTGCAGGTTACCAAGGTCGTGGAGACTGGaccgaagaagaaaaggaagagcTTATTTCACATGGGGACGTGGACGGTTGGATCGGGGTTGATATTCATAGTATCCATAAGTATCCACAATTAGCAGACGATCCAGGCAATATCGCTTTCCAACGCGACGCAAAACGCAAACGCCGAAAAACTGGTTTTCATAAAGTCAGACGATATGCAATAACATGA